The Anolis carolinensis isolate JA03-04 chromosome 2, rAnoCar3.1.pri, whole genome shotgun sequence genome has a window encoding:
- the ctxn3 gene encoding cortexin-3 codes for MKRRRLRDYFFHQSWRMDGESFTTNHFPPGSIRPETGITLEQKTTFVFVVILVIFLCILIVRCFRILLDPYRSMPTSTWTDGLDGLEKGQFDCALA; via the coding sequence ATGAAAAGAAGACGACTGAGGGATTACTTTTTTCATCAGTCCTGGAGAATGGATGGGGAGTCCTTCACCACCAACCACTTTCCTCCTGGGAGCATTCGTCCAGAAACTGGCATTACCCTGGAACAAAAAACAACCTTTGTATTTGTGGTCATATTGGTTATTTTCCTTTGCATCCTCATTGTCCGATGTTTCCGCATTCTCTTAGACCCCTACAGGAGTATGCCAACTTCCACTTGGACTGATGGACTTGATGGGTTAGAGAAAGGCCAATTTGATTGTGCCCTGGCTTAA